In a single window of the Polynucleobacter sp. MWH-UH24A genome:
- a CDS encoding YihY family inner membrane protein, translated as MPLSFLIKRWLPMGKALWQRNQHLRLSQVSASLSFTTILSLVPMLTIGSILLSQFPAVVDLRNAFQAWLLKNYFPGGISQQVFTYLNQFSAKAKGLTIVGSLGLLITTILTMVVIERAFNEIWRVSERRPFLKKLAIYLAATIIGPILLGLGIYLSSLLLGSASGWFPTLSVGFKFISTIIPSLLALIVFALAYRILPYAPVSWRDAFIGAAFVAVAYEITKFGFAYFMTQTAFYKTVYGTFAILPLMLIWIYITWWLTLAGAVIVANLPTIRQNRPPEQASA; from the coding sequence ATGCCATTATCTTTTCTGATCAAGCGTTGGTTGCCCATGGGTAAAGCGCTCTGGCAGCGGAATCAACATTTGCGATTAAGCCAAGTATCGGCCAGTTTGTCGTTTACTACCATTTTGTCTTTGGTGCCGATGCTGACCATTGGATCCATCTTGCTGAGTCAATTCCCTGCGGTCGTTGATTTGCGTAATGCCTTTCAGGCTTGGCTTCTGAAGAACTATTTCCCAGGCGGCATTAGTCAACAGGTATTTACTTACCTCAACCAGTTCTCTGCTAAAGCAAAGGGATTAACCATCGTCGGTTCCTTGGGGCTTCTGATTACAACGATTTTGACCATGGTGGTGATTGAGCGTGCCTTTAATGAAATTTGGAGGGTAAGCGAGCGCCGACCTTTTCTCAAGAAGCTTGCAATTTATTTAGCAGCGACCATCATCGGCCCCATACTTTTGGGCCTTGGCATTTACTTAAGTAGTTTATTACTGGGCTCAGCGAGTGGCTGGTTCCCCACCTTATCGGTAGGATTTAAGTTCATTAGCACGATTATTCCCAGCTTATTGGCCTTGATTGTTTTTGCTCTGGCCTATCGGATCTTGCCCTACGCACCTGTAAGCTGGCGGGATGCGTTTATTGGTGCTGCTTTTGTGGCCGTCGCTTACGAGATCACCAAGTTTGGTTTTGCCTACTTCATGACCCAGACCGCCTTTTATAAAACGGTCTATGGCACCTTTGCGATCCTACCCCTCATGTTAATTTGGATCTACATCACGTGGTGGCTTACGCTTGCCGGCGCCGTGATCGTTGCCAACTTGCCAACGATTCGGCAAAACCGCCCGCCGGAACAGGCCTCTGCCTAA
- a CDS encoding FAD-binding oxidoreductase, producing MNQRDFISYCQSELGDAYVLVESKDQVPYLSDWRNRYHGKALAVLLPKTTQEVAKIVKACDQALISIVPQGGNTSMCGAATPNDSGQQIVLNLKRMNAIREINPSNQTMVVESGCILQTVQEAAKTQGFLFPLSLGAQGSCQIGGNLATNAGGTNVLRYGNARELCLGLEVVTAQGEILHGLRSLRKDNTGFDLRDLYIGSEGCLGIITAAVIKLYPLPQTKWTALVAVPNIPATIELLSLFQKRTAALLSGFEMMSKDSLDLTAKQFPHMKNPLTNDPFYTVLVELSDHEGEEHARNLMEQVLEAAFEAGIANDAVIASNLSQAQSFWTMREHITMAQAQEGANLKHDISLPISELDTFITETDQLIRDQFTGVRIINFGHLGDGNLHYNIAPPLGVNASEFNRVHEEAIHDVVYSQVEKHHGSISAEHGIGQLKLPDLEAHRGSVAHQLMRSIKTALDPKNIMNPGKVLP from the coding sequence ATGAATCAACGTGATTTCATTTCCTACTGCCAATCGGAATTAGGTGATGCCTATGTATTGGTGGAATCCAAAGATCAAGTGCCCTATCTCAGCGATTGGCGCAATCGCTATCACGGCAAAGCGCTAGCCGTTTTACTTCCCAAAACAACCCAAGAGGTTGCCAAGATTGTGAAGGCGTGCGATCAAGCGTTAATCTCCATCGTTCCGCAAGGCGGTAATACCAGCATGTGTGGGGCCGCAACGCCCAATGACTCGGGCCAGCAGATTGTTCTTAATCTTAAGCGCATGAATGCTATTCGCGAGATTAATCCGAGCAACCAAACCATGGTGGTGGAGTCCGGTTGTATTTTGCAAACCGTGCAAGAGGCTGCCAAGACACAAGGATTTCTGTTTCCACTCAGCCTTGGTGCTCAGGGGAGCTGTCAGATAGGCGGCAACTTAGCGACCAATGCCGGCGGCACCAATGTTCTGCGCTACGGCAATGCCCGTGAACTGTGTTTAGGTCTTGAGGTCGTTACTGCACAAGGTGAAATTCTGCATGGCCTACGCAGCTTGCGCAAAGATAATACCGGCTTTGATCTGCGGGATTTATATATTGGCTCCGAGGGGTGTCTTGGTATTATTACTGCAGCGGTCATCAAGTTGTATCCCTTGCCTCAGACCAAATGGACTGCTTTAGTAGCGGTACCCAATATTCCGGCAACGATTGAATTACTGAGTCTTTTTCAAAAGCGTACTGCTGCCTTACTCTCTGGCTTTGAAATGATGTCAAAGGATTCGTTAGACCTGACTGCCAAACAGTTTCCTCATATGAAAAATCCCTTGACCAATGATCCCTTTTATACGGTCTTAGTTGAACTATCCGATCATGAAGGTGAAGAGCATGCGCGTAATTTAATGGAACAGGTGCTTGAGGCTGCGTTTGAAGCGGGTATTGCAAATGATGCCGTGATTGCGAGCAATCTCTCTCAGGCCCAATCGTTTTGGACCATGCGTGAGCACATCACCATGGCACAAGCGCAAGAAGGCGCCAATCTAAAACACGATATCTCGCTCCCAATCTCAGAGCTAGATACCTTTATCACCGAGACCGATCAATTGATTCGGGATCAATTTACTGGGGTCCGTATCATTAACTTTGGGCATTTGGGTGACGGCAATTTGCATTACAACATTGCACCGCCGCTTGGAGTCAATGCTAGCGAATTCAATCGCGTTCATGAGGAAGCGATTCATGATGTGGTCTATTCCCAGGTCGAGAAACACCACGGCTCCATCTCTGCTGAACATGGTATTGGGCAACTCAAGCTCCCTGACCTTGAAGCGCATCGTGGATCGGTGGCGCACCAACTCATGCGCTCCATTAAAACTGCCTTAGATCCCAAGAACATCATGAACCCAGGTAAGGTGTTACCGTGA
- a CDS encoding histidine phosphatase family protein, whose product MKRLLLVLWGFFCISPVANANLLSELQSGSTLIVMRHADAPGIGDPSGYRLGDCSTQRNLGEYGRQQAKEIGAWLSQQGVREARMFSSPWCRCFDTAVLLNKGPVTSERSLGSFFNEMSESGKQTRELEAFVQQQLSKPTKLPLILVTHQVNTYAYTGKSVSVGQMLLVKVNAQGKVISSRALN is encoded by the coding sequence GTGAAACGTCTACTGCTGGTTCTCTGGGGATTTTTCTGCATCTCTCCAGTTGCCAATGCGAATTTACTCTCCGAATTGCAGTCTGGCTCAACGCTGATTGTGATGCGCCATGCCGATGCCCCGGGAATTGGTGATCCATCTGGGTATCGACTGGGCGATTGCTCGACCCAGCGTAATCTTGGCGAGTATGGTCGTCAGCAAGCCAAAGAGATTGGTGCATGGTTGAGTCAGCAAGGAGTTCGAGAAGCCCGCATGTTCAGTAGCCCTTGGTGCCGCTGCTTCGATACGGCGGTTTTGCTGAATAAAGGTCCAGTGACTTCGGAGCGCTCGCTCGGTTCCTTCTTTAATGAAATGAGTGAGAGCGGTAAACAGACTCGAGAGCTGGAGGCATTTGTTCAGCAGCAACTTTCTAAACCAACTAAGTTGCCATTAATTTTGGTAACCCACCAAGTCAACACGTATGCCTATACTGGAAAATCAGTCAGCGTCGGTCAAATGCTGCTTGTGAAAGTGAATGCGCAAGGAAAGGTGATCAGTAGTCGCGCACTCAACTAA
- a CDS encoding efflux RND transporter periplasmic adaptor subunit, with amino-acid sequence MSAEPKFRKKLADQIQKGRALILEQTTAAIHAIRDWQKQGYGQIREFANQKAPAVLQKYDASPAWVKSGFFILPWVVVVLLTLYYFDVFDSKPTPRLIQDPSIVYVNDDLSKLIKNGQVKLAPFVEELRVSGRIDFNERFLARIGANVTGRVSEILGVPGQEVTQGEVLAKITSTELTQSQLAYLKARTASQLAEQAANRARILYKEDVIALAELQRREAEAMTAKAELRAANDQLRVQGMDQKSIDRLAKSGVIESINNVIATIPGQIVERKINRGQVVQPAESLFTIADLSTLWAVAEVPEGNSSLLQKGQKSSVIIPALRNRVIEGVISHVDAIVNPQTRTVVVRMDISNTTGQIRPGMLATMLIDSEPVERLVVPSSAVIREDNQDYVFIRSDDDRYRMVAVKAGPEGKGMRAILSGLKEGEEIAIEGAFHLNAERKRQLSGGG; translated from the coding sequence ATGAGCGCTGAACCTAAATTCAGAAAAAAATTAGCAGATCAAATTCAGAAGGGGCGTGCCCTAATTTTGGAGCAAACCACTGCTGCCATTCATGCAATACGGGATTGGCAAAAGCAAGGTTACGGCCAGATTCGCGAGTTTGCAAATCAAAAAGCTCCAGCGGTCTTGCAAAAGTATGACGCTAGTCCAGCTTGGGTCAAGTCTGGATTCTTTATTTTGCCTTGGGTAGTCGTTGTTTTGTTAACCCTTTATTATTTTGATGTATTTGATTCCAAGCCGACCCCTCGCTTAATTCAAGATCCAAGCATCGTTTATGTGAATGATGACCTCAGTAAATTAATTAAGAATGGGCAGGTCAAATTAGCCCCGTTTGTTGAGGAGTTGAGGGTCTCTGGCCGCATTGATTTCAATGAACGGTTCTTAGCCCGCATTGGGGCTAATGTGACAGGTCGCGTATCCGAAATATTGGGTGTGCCTGGTCAGGAAGTGACTCAAGGAGAAGTTTTGGCCAAGATTACTTCAACCGAACTCACTCAGTCACAGCTCGCTTACTTAAAAGCCCGAACCGCCAGTCAGCTCGCGGAACAAGCGGCCAATCGTGCGCGCATTCTCTATAAAGAAGATGTGATTGCGCTTGCAGAGTTACAGCGCCGTGAAGCGGAAGCAATGACTGCAAAAGCCGAGTTGCGAGCAGCCAATGATCAATTGCGTGTCCAGGGTATGGATCAGAAAAGTATTGATCGTCTTGCCAAAAGCGGTGTCATTGAATCCATTAATAACGTGATTGCCACGATTCCGGGCCAAATTGTGGAGCGCAAAATTAATCGTGGACAAGTGGTTCAGCCAGCTGAATCGCTTTTTACAATTGCAGACCTCAGTACTCTATGGGCAGTTGCTGAAGTCCCGGAGGGAAATTCATCATTGCTACAAAAGGGGCAAAAATCCTCGGTGATTATTCCTGCTTTACGTAATCGCGTGATCGAAGGTGTAATCTCGCACGTGGATGCGATCGTTAATCCACAAACCCGAACTGTGGTTGTGCGGATGGACATTTCAAACACAACCGGGCAGATTCGTCCAGGCATGCTAGCCACGATGTTGATTGATAGTGAACCGGTTGAGCGACTTGTGGTGCCAAGTTCTGCAGTGATTCGTGAAGATAACCAAGATTACGTATTTATTCGTAGCGACGATGATCGTTACCGAATGGTTGCTGTCAAGGCCGGCCCTGAGGGTAAAGGCATGCGCGCGATCCTATCTGGCCTCAAAGAGGGCGAAGAGATTGCCATTGAAGGCGCGTTTCATTTAAATGCCGAGCGCAAGCGTCAGCTTAGTGGTGGTGGTTAA
- a CDS encoding TolC family protein, whose translation MIRRLSYVALIWASIGLPVWAQTQSSKTIFTLDQLIQLALESNPQVMAARDQTRAIGGQLRSARAIPNPEFEVNTGQQRGTSGGLSTGNLSQWVVTQPLDMPYTRFPRVNAAEASMRAAEANRVAFEVETIARVRQSFYELVRREAESRAADEDLDLTKQIRDRMQLRYDVGETARFELIRAQTEFLNAEIVAQGNKLRIEQARSQLRKVVGFNLPANFEIQAKVASIPTLPELKVLLDNLRHQSPELKRAKAEVEASESRLSFEQNSRLPQLAIKAQQYNDPNFTDRLYGLVVSIPIWDFRQGQITEAEANASKARNQLNAQMQNLETQLESAYKLYEITRFQVKTLDERVVQLAASARKIAETSYRFGERGMLEFLDAQRTFRAARNDLIRARFELASIVNEIERLSASPEWVAMIEGKK comes from the coding sequence GTGATTCGTCGACTATCGTATGTCGCTCTGATTTGGGCAAGTATCGGTCTACCCGTTTGGGCACAAACGCAATCGAGCAAAACGATCTTTACACTGGATCAACTAATCCAACTGGCATTGGAAAGCAATCCACAGGTGATGGCCGCGCGCGATCAGACGCGCGCAATCGGCGGTCAATTGCGAAGTGCGCGGGCAATTCCAAATCCTGAGTTTGAGGTCAATACGGGCCAGCAACGCGGAACCTCGGGTGGTTTAAGTACTGGTAACCTCTCGCAATGGGTTGTCACCCAGCCACTCGACATGCCATATACCCGTTTTCCACGCGTCAATGCGGCCGAGGCGAGCATGCGTGCAGCAGAGGCAAATCGAGTCGCGTTTGAAGTTGAAACCATTGCTCGCGTACGCCAAAGTTTTTATGAGCTTGTGCGCCGCGAAGCCGAATCACGCGCTGCTGATGAAGACCTTGATCTCACTAAGCAAATCCGCGATCGGATGCAGTTACGGTATGACGTCGGGGAGACCGCACGCTTTGAGCTCATTCGTGCGCAAACCGAGTTTCTCAATGCTGAGATCGTTGCCCAGGGAAACAAATTACGAATTGAACAGGCCCGCAGTCAATTGCGAAAAGTTGTTGGCTTTAATCTGCCCGCAAACTTCGAGATCCAAGCTAAGGTTGCATCCATTCCAACTTTACCCGAGCTTAAGGTTTTGCTCGATAACCTCCGTCATCAAAGCCCGGAGTTAAAGCGTGCTAAGGCGGAGGTGGAGGCAAGTGAATCACGTCTGAGTTTTGAACAAAACTCACGCTTACCGCAACTGGCAATCAAGGCTCAACAATATAACGACCCTAACTTTACCGATCGCCTATACGGTTTAGTGGTCAGCATTCCAATTTGGGATTTTCGTCAGGGTCAAATTACCGAAGCCGAGGCGAATGCCTCAAAAGCCCGCAATCAATTGAATGCGCAGATGCAAAACCTCGAGACTCAGTTGGAGTCGGCCTACAAACTCTATGAAATCACCCGCTTTCAGGTCAAAACCTTGGATGAGCGGGTCGTGCAACTTGCTGCTAGTGCTCGCAAGATTGCCGAGACCTCCTATCGCTTTGGTGAGCGTGGCATGTTGGAGTTTTTGGATGCTCAGCGTACGTTTCGGGCTGCACGAAATGATTTGATTCGAGCCCGTTTCGAGTTGGCATCGATTGTGAATGAAATTGAACGTTTGAGTGCTTCTCCTGAGTGGGTGGCCATGATTGAAGGTAAAAAATAA
- a CDS encoding DUF2069 domain-containing protein, which translates to MLSGLLKKDKYVLIASAAIVDLIVLCVAWEWLIAPLRPGGSWLILKAVPLIIMLPGVWRANVYTMQWSSMAILIYTTEALTRITESGWNVWMAILELILSVTVFVALLMYLKPIKAEAKAKAKDESKH; encoded by the coding sequence ATGCTCAGTGGATTACTGAAAAAAGATAAGTATGTGCTGATTGCCAGTGCCGCCATCGTTGATTTAATCGTGTTGTGTGTGGCTTGGGAATGGTTAATTGCACCGCTTCGGCCTGGTGGTTCTTGGTTAATCCTAAAGGCAGTGCCTTTGATCATCATGTTGCCAGGTGTCTGGCGCGCGAATGTGTACACCATGCAATGGAGTAGCATGGCGATCCTCATCTACACCACCGAAGCATTAACGCGCATCACCGAGTCGGGTTGGAATGTGTGGATGGCCATTCTCGAACTGATCCTATCCGTCACTGTTTTTGTTGCCTTACTGATGTATCTCAAGCCGATCAAAGCAGAGGCTAAGGCGAAAGCAAAAGACGAATCCAAGCACTAG
- a CDS encoding P-II family nitrogen regulator: MIEIKAVIRPNKLPMVRSALMDTPGFPGMTVTKVEGCSAPSRVEKTTIKDELTDYSAKVRIEIVCSDEVADAIMDRLVQACQTGQVGDGIVWKVNVDRAFFIAKNYPNPIS; the protein is encoded by the coding sequence GTGATCGAGATTAAGGCAGTGATTCGTCCTAATAAATTACCCATGGTGCGATCCGCACTTATGGATACCCCAGGCTTTCCGGGCATGACGGTAACCAAGGTGGAGGGTTGTAGCGCACCCTCGCGCGTTGAAAAGACTACGATTAAGGACGAACTCACCGATTACTCGGCAAAGGTTCGGATTGAGATCGTTTGCAGTGATGAAGTGGCCGATGCCATCATGGATCGATTAGTTCAGGCCTGTCAGACCGGGCAAGTGGGTGATGGTATTGTGTGGAAGGTGAACGTCGACCGCGCCTTCTTTATTGCAAAGAACTATCCCAACCCCATTAGTTGA
- the wrbA gene encoding NAD(P)H:quinone oxidoreductase, giving the protein MGSSEILVLYYSRHGATDALARFIGQGIESVAGVSARLRTVPAVSTVCEASEPPVPKDGPPYVEYSDLEECIGLALGSPTRFGNMAAPLKFFLDGSTSQWLSGALQGKPACVFTSTGSLHGGQETTLLSMMIPLFHHGMVVLGVPYSNPELMNTTTGGTPYGVSHLAHADGSAPISAEESRLAIAQGKRLAEVALRLHGGK; this is encoded by the coding sequence ATGGGTTCATCCGAGATTCTGGTGTTGTACTACTCCCGCCATGGTGCAACCGATGCCCTCGCTCGTTTTATTGGGCAAGGGATTGAGAGCGTGGCTGGGGTTAGTGCGCGTTTGCGAACCGTACCTGCGGTATCAACCGTTTGCGAAGCGAGCGAGCCACCCGTTCCCAAAGATGGTCCTCCTTATGTAGAGTATTCCGATTTAGAGGAATGCATTGGCCTGGCTCTAGGATCACCCACACGCTTTGGCAATATGGCCGCACCCCTGAAATTTTTTCTAGACGGCAGTACCTCACAATGGTTAAGCGGTGCACTGCAAGGGAAGCCTGCATGTGTTTTTACCAGCACCGGTAGCTTACATGGCGGTCAAGAAACCACCCTGCTCTCGATGATGATCCCACTTTTTCATCATGGCATGGTGGTGCTTGGTGTACCGTATAGCAACCCTGAGCTCATGAATACGACCACTGGCGGCACGCCCTATGGGGTATCGCATCTTGCGCATGCCGATGGCAGCGCACCGATTAGTGCAGAAGAATCTCGCTTAGCCATTGCACAAGGTAAGCGTTTGGCTGAAGTTGCTTTACGTCTTCATGGTGGCAAATAA
- a CDS encoding efflux RND transporter permease subunit, which produces MIERIVRFALQQRLLVVVICVCLFFVGLFATKRLSVDAFPDVTNIQVQIATEAPGKSPEEVERFVTIPIELGMTGLPGLVEMRSLNRNGISIVTLVFTDKTSIYFARQLVLERLIEVASRMPDGITPVLAPPTTGLGEVYQYTLEHPSDRDRPLTEDELQERRTIQDWVVRPMLRSIPGVAEINTQGGFAKEYQVLVNPERLRHYGITLQDVYVALARNNANSGGGQLPTYAERYLIRGVGLVAKPEDISKIILKEVKGTPVYVRNVAEVMIGNEIRQGAIIKNGVTEGVAGIIQMNRGANAREVVNRIKTKVAEINERKLLPEGLQIVPFYDRTDLVNAAMFNVAKVLVEGIILVIVLLFLFLGDVRSSIIVVATLILTPLLTFFVMNRYGISANLMSLGGLAIAIGIMVDGSVVVVENTFAKLGARLKMGESRNRIILEAATEVGKPVLFGVGIIILVFMPLLALEGMEGKMFAPMAITIAIALTISLILSFVLSPVLCSYVLKGGSEDDTKIVARLRKPYNFMLDWCLKNPRLVVKRALITLGASVVLFIFLGKSFIPVMQEGSITPVIVRSANIALDESIKLEFEALKRIMTIPGVEMAVSRLGRGESPADPGQPFESDPIVTLKPLGDRDLSQEEIANQIRDKLKTLPGVELVISQPIAARVDEMVSGVRSQVAIKIFGDDIQTLIKLGTQISQILSRMKGSTDLRIEQASGQNYLNINIDRAAIARYGINVADVNDVIETAIGGKQASTVYEGERRFPMVLRYPAPYRDKIDAIENIILLSPNGAQVLMKDLAKIELLDGPPQISRESGKRRLVIGVNVQGRDLGGFVDEAQKKIAQDVKLPEGYTLVWGGQFENMERAMARLMIIIPLTIAAIFFLLFMLFQSIRLAGLIILVLPFASIGGIFGLFITGEYLSVPAAVGFINLWGIAVLNGVVLISFIKQLRDDGMPLHEALIDGCAHRFRPVMMTASVAMLALIPMLFSGGPGSEVTRPLAIVVISGLITSTGLTLLVLPVLYGWFEEKKVEA; this is translated from the coding sequence ATGATTGAGCGCATTGTCCGGTTTGCCCTTCAACAACGCCTATTGGTGGTGGTGATCTGCGTTTGCTTGTTCTTTGTAGGCCTCTTTGCCACCAAGCGCTTATCGGTCGATGCCTTTCCGGACGTCACAAACATTCAGGTGCAAATCGCCACCGAGGCTCCCGGTAAATCACCGGAAGAGGTTGAGCGCTTTGTCACCATTCCGATTGAGTTAGGGATGACGGGATTACCAGGGCTTGTGGAAATGCGCTCACTCAATCGCAACGGCATATCAATTGTGACCCTGGTATTTACGGACAAGACCAGTATCTACTTTGCGCGCCAACTCGTTCTTGAACGCTTAATTGAGGTTGCGTCCCGTATGCCCGATGGGATCACTCCCGTCTTGGCACCCCCGACCACTGGATTGGGTGAGGTGTATCAGTACACCTTAGAGCATCCATCGGATCGAGATCGTCCGCTCACCGAAGATGAATTACAAGAGCGTCGAACGATTCAGGATTGGGTTGTACGTCCCATGCTTCGCTCGATTCCAGGTGTTGCTGAGATTAATACCCAAGGCGGCTTCGCTAAAGAGTATCAAGTGTTGGTCAACCCTGAGCGTTTGCGTCACTATGGGATTACTTTGCAGGATGTGTATGTGGCGCTGGCTCGGAACAATGCCAATTCGGGTGGCGGTCAATTACCGACCTATGCAGAACGTTATTTGATCCGCGGGGTAGGCCTGGTGGCAAAGCCAGAGGACATTAGCAAGATTATTCTGAAGGAGGTGAAGGGTACCCCCGTTTATGTCCGTAATGTGGCTGAGGTCATGATTGGTAATGAGATTCGGCAAGGGGCGATTATTAAAAATGGTGTAACCGAGGGTGTAGCCGGCATCATTCAAATGAATCGTGGCGCCAATGCCCGAGAAGTGGTCAACCGCATTAAGACCAAGGTTGCCGAAATTAACGAGCGCAAATTACTGCCAGAGGGCTTACAAATCGTACCGTTCTACGATCGGACCGATCTTGTAAACGCTGCAATGTTCAACGTCGCCAAGGTCTTGGTTGAGGGCATCATCTTGGTGATTGTGCTGCTCTTCTTATTCTTGGGTGATGTTCGGTCATCCATCATTGTGGTCGCTACTCTTATCTTGACTCCGCTACTCACATTTTTTGTGATGAATCGCTATGGCATCTCGGCCAACTTGATGTCTTTGGGAGGTCTTGCAATTGCAATCGGCATCATGGTCGATGGATCCGTGGTGGTAGTTGAAAATACCTTTGCTAAATTGGGCGCACGCCTAAAAATGGGCGAATCTCGAAACCGAATTATCTTGGAGGCAGCCACCGAAGTTGGTAAGCCCGTGCTTTTTGGAGTGGGCATCATCATTTTGGTGTTTATGCCCTTGCTCGCACTTGAGGGAATGGAGGGCAAGATGTTTGCGCCCATGGCAATCACCATTGCGATTGCGCTCACCATCTCACTGATCCTATCGTTTGTGCTATCCCCGGTACTGTGTTCCTATGTCCTAAAAGGTGGAAGTGAGGACGATACAAAAATTGTGGCTCGATTACGCAAACCCTATAACTTTATGCTCGATTGGTGTTTAAAGAATCCTCGTTTAGTGGTGAAACGGGCTTTGATCACTCTGGGTGCAAGTGTTGTTCTCTTTATCTTCTTAGGGAAATCGTTTATCCCAGTGATGCAAGAAGGCTCAATTACGCCGGTGATTGTGCGCTCTGCCAATATTGCACTGGATGAGTCGATCAAACTCGAGTTTGAGGCCTTAAAGCGAATCATGACCATTCCCGGTGTTGAAATGGCAGTATCCCGTCTAGGGCGCGGTGAATCCCCAGCGGACCCTGGCCAGCCATTTGAGTCCGATCCGATCGTAACTTTAAAACCCTTAGGTGATCGGGATTTAAGCCAAGAAGAGATTGCCAATCAAATCCGCGATAAATTAAAGACCTTACCTGGTGTGGAGTTAGTCATTTCTCAACCCATCGCAGCTCGTGTTGATGAAATGGTCTCGGGTGTGCGTTCACAAGTCGCGATTAAGATCTTTGGTGATGATATCCAAACCCTAATTAAATTAGGAACGCAGATCAGTCAGATTCTGTCACGCATGAAGGGCAGTACCGATTTGCGAATTGAGCAAGCCTCCGGTCAAAATTATCTGAACATCAATATTGATCGAGCTGCGATTGCACGCTATGGCATTAATGTTGCCGATGTCAATGACGTCATCGAAACTGCAATCGGCGGCAAACAAGCCTCAACGGTTTACGAAGGTGAGCGCCGCTTCCCCATGGTATTGCGCTATCCAGCCCCGTACCGCGACAAGATTGACGCCATCGAGAACATCATTTTGTTATCCCCGAATGGTGCTCAGGTGTTGATGAAAGATTTAGCTAAGATCGAATTACTCGATGGACCACCGCAAATCTCACGCGAGTCGGGTAAACGTCGTTTAGTGATTGGTGTGAACGTTCAAGGCCGTGACTTGGGTGGTTTTGTGGACGAAGCCCAAAAGAAAATTGCACAGGATGTGAAGTTGCCCGAGGGCTACACCTTAGTGTGGGGCGGTCAGTTTGAGAACATGGAACGTGCGATGGCGCGTCTCATGATCATTATTCCGCTAACGATTGCAGCGATTTTCTTCTTACTCTTTATGCTATTTCAATCCATTCGTTTGGCTGGACTAATTATTTTGGTTCTACCATTCGCATCGATTGGTGGCATCTTCGGCTTATTTATTACTGGCGAGTATTTATCGGTACCCGCTGCGGTCGGCTTTATTAATCTCTGGGGAATTGCAGTATTAAATGGCGTGGTGTTAATTTCCTTTATCAAACAGCTGCGCGACGATGGTATGCCTTTGCATGAGGCTCTCATTGATGGGTGCGCACATCGCTTTAGACCAGTGATGATGACTGCCTCGGTAGCGATGTTGGCCTTGATCCCCATGCTATTTTCTGGAGGCCCCGGATCTGAGGTTACAAGACCTCTTGCCATTGTGGTTATTTCAGGTTTAATTACTTCAACCGGCTTAACATTATTAGTGTTACCCGTCTTGTACGGTTGGTTTGAAGAGAAAAAGGTTGAAGCGTGA